Part of the Deltaproteobacteria bacterium genome is shown below.
ATTTAAATATGGTGAACAAAATGCATCTATAGAAACACTCTTTACACAGGAGATGCTTAAACGGGGGTACCTTGCTACAACGAGTGTTTATGCTTCTTATGCTCACACGGTAGAGATTATTGAAGAATATCTGGCTAATGTTAGCAAAGTATTTGAGATAATTTCTCAAGCCATTCATAACGATACCGTATCAAAAATGCTGGAAACAAGAATTAAGGAAGGGGGCTTCAAGCGACTGACGTGAAAAATGTATTGGTTACTGGTGCAGATGGATTTATAGGAAGCCACCTTACTGAAATGCTATTATCCGAAGGTTATAATGTCAAAGCATTTGTTATGTATAATTCTTTTAACTCAAGGGGATGGATTGATACTTTTTCAGAGGATAAACAAGCAAAGATAGAAACCTTTGCTGGAGACATCCGGGACCCAAATGGTGTCAGAGAAGCTGTGAAAGGTGTAGATACTGTTTTCCATTTGGCTGCATTAATTGGCATTCCTTATTCTTATCACTCTCCTGATTCTTATATAGATACAAATATTAAAGGAACATTAAATGTGCTTCAGGCTTCCAGAGATTACAATGTTGGACGAATTATTGTCACCTCTACCTCGGAAGTTTATGGTACTGCTCAATATGTTCCTATAGATGAAAAACACCCCTATCAAGGTCAATCCCCCTATTCGGCTTCCAAAATAGGTGCCGATAAAATAGCAGAGTCATTTTTCCGCTCTTTTAATGCACCGGTGGTGATAGCCAGACCGTTCAACACTTACGGACCCCGACAGTCTGCACGTGCAGTTATTCCAACAATTATCACCCAATTATTAACGGGCAAGAAGGAAATTAAGCTAGGTTCACTTCATCCTACAAGGGATTTGAATTATGTTGAGGATACCTGTCGAGGATTTGTTGCACTTGCAAAATCTGACAAGGTTATTGGTAAAGAAATCAATATCGGCACGGGAAAGGAAATATCCATAGGGGCTCTAACAGACTTGCTAATTGAACTTACAGGTTCAAGGGTAAAAATAATTTCAGATGATCATAGAGTGAGACCTGAAAAGAGTGAAGTAGAAAGACTCCTTTGCGATAACACTTTAATAACTGATTTGACAGGATGGGAACCTGATATTTCACTGGAAGAGGGCCTGCTTAGAACAACTGAGTGGTTTAGAAACGAAAATAATATAGCCCATTACAAGAGTGACATATACAATGTCTAATAATAAAACTTTGAGGATTTCTCTTTCAGAGCCATCAATCTCAGGTAATGAATGGAAATATGTAAAAGAATGCCTCGATACAGGATGGGTTTCCACTGCAGGTAAATTTGTAGACCTTTTTGAGAGAAAGATTTGTGAATATACAAATTCCGGGCATGCTGTAGCCTGTATTAACGGGACCTCTGCCCTGCATATTGCATTAAGAGTTGTTGGTGTACAATCAGGAGATGAAGTCATTGTCCCTGCACTGACATTTATAGCTCCAATTAACGCTGTCAGGTATTTAGATGCTCATCCTGTTTTTATGGATTGCGATAATTTTTATAACATTGACATTGAGAAAACAATCAACTTCATCACAGAGGAAACAGAATTAAAAAATGGAACTACATATAATTGTAAAACCAAGCGAAGAATCTCAGCAATAATCCCGGTCCATATCTTTGGAAATGCGGTTGATTTGGAAAAACTGTTGAAATTATGCAGAGAAAGAAATATCAAAATCGTAGAAGATGCGACAGAAAGCCTTGGCTCAGTTTATACAAGAGGAGAAATTGTTAAGAAGCATACCGGAACTGTTGGTGATATTGGGTGTTATTCCTTCAATGGAAATAAAATCATTACTTCCGGTGGTGGTGGGATGATTGTAACTGATAATGAAGAATATGCTAAAAGAGCAAAGTACCTGACTACCCAGTCAAAAGATGATGCCCTTTACTTTACTCATAACGAAGTGGGATACAACTATAGATTAACAAATATACAAGCTGCGATTGGAGTTGCTCAACTTGAACAACTACCTGAGTATATAAACATAAAGAAGAAAAATTATGAAAAATACAAATCTAAAATTGATATCATTAAAGGTTTGCATCTCTCAGAGGTACCATCTTACTCCATGTCCAACTATTGGTTTTATTGTTTGCAGGTTGAAAAAAAGGAGTATGGCATAGGAGCAAATAATTTAATGCTATACCTGAGAGAACACAATATTGATACCAGACCGGTATGGCAGCTGAACCATTTGCAAAAACCTTATCAAAATTGTCAGACTTATAAAATTGAGAATGCAAATCGATTGCAAAAAAAATCTTTAAATATTCCTTGTTCCGTAAGTTTGGATAGTATGCAGATGAAAAAAGTTTTAAATTGTATTTGTAATGCCAGCCCTATTCTTAAATAAAGTATATTAAGGAGTATTATTATGGGCCGTGGGCCAACTAACGAATATTTTGAGCAGATTAATGATTCCTATGTAGAAGGAACATTAACATGTCTCAAACCGGAAACTGTTAAAAAAAGGATTAATACTGATTTTCCGTTGATCTTAAATATAGAACCTACCAACAGTTGTAATGCCCGTTGTTATTATTGTGCTCGTGAGGAAATGGTCAAATCTCAGGGAATTAATTATTTACCATTAAATGATTTTAAAAAAATTATCAATCAGGTCGGTGATAAAAAACTCATTATGCTAAATCTCCATAAAGATGGGGAACCTCTATTACATAAAAACCTTCCAGAAATGGTTGCCTATGTAAAACAGAAAGATGCAGCGGAAATGATACACCTCAACACTAACGGTATTTTAATTAATTCCTCTGTAGGTAAAGATATAATAAATGCTGGCATTGATGACATTACTATCAGCGTTGACGCTGCCACTGAAGAAACTTACTACCGTTTTAAGAGAGTTAGGGGACTTGATAAACTGGAGAGAGAAATTAAAAAAGCGCTTGACTACCGGACAAAAATTGGAAGTAAGACCATTATCCGGGTTAAGATCATGGAGTTTAACGAAATTTCAAAAGGTGAAATTGAGCTTTTCCGTAAGAAATGGACAGGTGTTGCGGATGAAGTACAGGTAACCGGTGTTCACAGTTGGAGTGGCGCCGTTGATGTTGAAGTAACAGATGAGCAGACTGCGGCAAGATTTCCCTGTGTTCTATTGTGGTATATGCTTGCAATAAATAGTAACGGAAAAGTCGGCCTATGTAGTGTTGATTGGGATTATTCCGGTGTAGTCGGAAATATCCATACCCAAAGTATTCGTGAGATTTGGAATGATGAGCCACTAAAAAGGATACGCAGAGCTCATTTAGATGGAATTTGGAATTGTCCTCCGGTTTGTAAGGAATGTGTAGTCTGGGTAAGTGTAGGAAATATGTGGAAGTATTTAAAAGATAGGAAGGAATTCATTGAGTGAAAGTAGTGAACAATAATAAAGGAGGATTGTTTACGTGTTAGTCAGTATAGTAATTACTTGTCACAATTATGATAAATATCTGGGGAGAGCTATTAGAAGTGCTATTAACCAGAACTTCCCCAGGGATCAATTTGAGATATTGGTGGTAAATGATTTTTCACCTGATGAAACAAAAGAGGTCATGGATTCCTTTCTGGGATATATCAGGCCTATTCATCTTGAGGAAAATGTTGGATTAGCTGCAGCACGCAATATTGGCATTAAAAGAGCTCTAGGAAAGTATGTAGTTCATATTGATGCAGACGACTATGTGAGTGAGAATTTAATCCTGATAGAGTCTATGTATTTAGATGAGCATAAAGATTGGGGGGCTGTCAGTTGTAATTATGAACTAATTGATGAAGAAGGTAATTTCACTGAGAAAAAAAATGGCAAAGTTGAACCAATAGCTTGTGGGATTATGTTTAGAAAAGACAAGTTGTTTGATATTGGCCTATACAATCCCGAATTTAAGGCTATGGAAGAAGAGGAATTAAGGCGGAGGTTTGAAAGTAAATATAAAATCACAAATATTGATTTATCTCTTTACCGCTACAGGCGCCACAGCAATAACCTTACTAATGACAAAGAAAAGATGGCCCATTTTTCAAAAAAACTAGATCTAATAGGATAAAACAAGAAAAAATGAGAAAACCGGATATAATTGCCGAAATTGGTGTTAATTATTACGATATAGCTAAAAAGCAAAACATTTCACTGGTCGATGCAGCTAGAAAAATGATTAGCGCTTGTAAAAAGGTTGGTGTCAATAGAGTTAAATTCCAAACCTATAAAGCCGACAAACTGGCGGCGGACAATTCTCCTTCTTACTGGGATACCAGTGAAGAAACAACCACATCTCAGAAAGAACTATTCTCAAAGTTTGATAAACTTACTAAAAAAGAGTACCTGGAAATTGTGTCATATTGCAATGATATTGGTGTTGAATTCATGTCAACACCTTTTGACCTTGAAAGTGCCGAGTTTATTGATACACTGGTGTCTGTACATAAAATAGCTTCTGCAGATATAACAAATTTTCCGCTTCTGGACAAAATCGCATCTTTTAAAAAACCAATTATTTTATCTACAGGGGCTTCCACATATGAAGAGGTTTCTGAAGCAGTTAAGTTTTTAGAAGATAGGGGATGCGACAATCTTAGCTTGTTGCATTGCGTTTTATCATACCCTACAGCAGAAGCCGATGCCAACCTGTGGAAAATCAAAGCACTTAAAGAAAAATTTCCTCACTGCAAAGTAGGTCTCTCCGATCATACAAAATATTCATTGGATGTTCTGACTACTGCCTGGCTTTTGGGGGCAGAAATAATCGAGAAACACTATACAATAGACAAAAAACTTCAAGGTAATGACCACTACCATGCAGCAGATCCTGAAGATTTTATGCAGTTTCTCAATAAAGTTGAACAACTGATTGAAATCAATGGTGAAGAAGAAAACAGCTGGGTCTTTGACTGTGAACGAGCAGCAGTGACAAATGCCCGCAGAGGTTGCTACCTTGATCGCAGTATCAATAAAGGAGATACCCTTAAATATGAGGACATATTATTTTTAAGACCTCAATTAGAGGGTCTTAGTCCTAAAGATCTTTTGAGCTACCTTAAGAAAAAAGCAACATATACTGATGATCTTGAAATAGGAACATTAATTAGAGAAGCGGACCTAAACTATGATTAAGTTTTGTAAATCCAGTAATGATGTTTTGGGCCACAAAGAGTCATTTTTCGCCGAAAATGATTTAAAACTTTCTGAGTTCAAAGAAATGTTTAAACATTATTCGGCTCAACCAAAACGTGTTCAATGTAAAAACTGTTGTTATCCTCTTGGAAAATCTAGTTTTTCTAAATCAGGTGTAGATTATTTTTTTTGTTCAAATTGTGGCCATTTTAATGGAGGAAATGAGGATACAGATACCTTTTGTGCCGCTTTATATACAGAGGGAAAAGGAGAAGCTTATGGTAAAACCTACAGCGCAGAAACCTGTGAAGCATATAATAACCGCGTCAAAGATATTTATATTCCCAAGGTTGATTTTGTAATAGAAGCACTACAAGAGAAGGGGAAAAAACCTGAAGAATTAGGGTATGCAGATCTAGGTGCCGGGAGTGGGTATTTTGTTAGTGCATTAAAAAATAAAAATTTATTGAATGTTGCCGGTTATGAAGTTTCCTCAAGTCAGGTTGAGCTTGCCAATAATATGTTGGGTGCAGATTTGATAAGGAAACATAATCTCTCAGATACAGTGGAAATAATTTCTTCTCTTAAGGCTGAGGTTGTATCAATGATAGGTGTTTTGGAGCATTTACAAAACCCTCGCGATATACTCAAAGCAATTACCGAAAACGATAATATTGAATATCTCTATTTATCATTACCACTTTTCAGCCCCTGTGTTTTTTTTGAAATTGTTTTTGAAGAAAATGTTATGCCGAGACATTGTGCTCCGGCTCATACTCATCTCTACACAGAAACATCTATTGATTATTTTTGTAACGAGTTTGGCTTTGATAGAGCAAGTGAGTGGTGGTTCGGCTCTGATATGATTGATTTGTTTCGCAGCATATGGGTCATGCTGAAAAAGAATCCACATAATAATAATGCTTCGGAATTATGGGAAAGCATGTTTAAACCTTTGATCGATGATTTGCAAAAAGTTCATGATGAACGTAAAATGGCCTCTGAAGTTCATATGCTTCTTAGCGTAAAGAGGTAAAGACATATGAAAGTTGTTGCAATTGTGCAGGCTCGAATCGGTTCAACTCGTTTGCCAGGCAAAGTTTTGATGAACCTGGCTGGCAAACCTATGATTTGTTTTATGCTTGATCGCGTTGCAAAGAGTTCGGCCGTTGATGAAATTATTTTAGCAACTGGTGATGGAAAAGATAATGATGAACTCGCCAGGGTAGTTTCAGAACATGGGTACTCCGTTTTTCGAGGATCAGAGGATGATGTGCTGGCTCGCTATACAGGAGCAGCTAAAAGTTGTAGTGCTGATATTATTGTTCGTCTAACAGGTGATTGTCCGCTTATAGATCCAGAAGTGATCGATCAACTAGTTACTATTTTTATTGAAGGTAAGTATGATTATGTAACAAATGTAAAACCCCCAACCTGGCCTGATGGCTTTGATGTCTCCGCATTTTCATCTGCTTTATTAAATGATGCAAATCTAAAAGCTGAAAGGAAATCAGATCGGGAACATGTCGTTCCCTGGATGTGGAGAATGACGCCACTTGAAGGAGGCTGTGCTTATAGAGGAATTAATGTTAGTTCTAATAATGATCTGTCTTTACACCGATGGACTGTTGATGAGCTGTCTGACTATGAATTTGTGAAAAGAATAGTTTCAGAGATCCCTTCTGATAAAGATATTAATTTCACTTTAGAAGATATATTGAAGGTCTTGGCAAATAAACCAGAACTTATGGAAATCAACAGGGGAATTATTAGGGATGCAGGATATAAGCAAGATTTATTAAAAGAAGATGGATCGTGTGTATGAAGGCTTCTTTAATGCGAGAATCTATGCGTAATAAAGAAATTTGTATTGATGGTGAACATATTTATTTGCGTAAGGTTCGCAATTCAGATGTTAATGACAAATATTGGAGTTGGATGAATGATACTGAGGTAACTAAACTTACTGTCAGCAGAGGCAAAAAATATTCTAAAAAAGA
Proteins encoded:
- a CDS encoding radical SAM protein — translated: MGRGPTNEYFEQINDSYVEGTLTCLKPETVKKRINTDFPLILNIEPTNSCNARCYYCAREEMVKSQGINYLPLNDFKKIINQVGDKKLIMLNLHKDGEPLLHKNLPEMVAYVKQKDAAEMIHLNTNGILINSSVGKDIINAGIDDITISVDAATEETYYRFKRVRGLDKLEREIKKALDYRTKIGSKTIIRVKIMEFNEISKGEIELFRKKWTGVADEVQVTGVHSWSGAVDVEVTDEQTAARFPCVLLWYMLAINSNGKVGLCSVDWDYSGVVGNIHTQSIREIWNDEPLKRIRRAHLDGIWNCPPVCKECVVWVSVGNMWKYLKDRKEFIE
- a CDS encoding glycosyltransferase, translating into MLVSIVITCHNYDKYLGRAIRSAINQNFPRDQFEILVVNDFSPDETKEVMDSFLGYIRPIHLEENVGLAAARNIGIKRALGKYVVHIDADDYVSENLILIESMYLDEHKDWGAVSCNYELIDEEGNFTEKKNGKVEPIACGIMFRKDKLFDIGLYNPEFKAMEEEELRRRFESKYKITNIDLSLYRYRRHSNNLTNDKEKMAHFSKKLDLIG
- a CDS encoding NAD-dependent 4,6-dehydratase LegB gives rise to the protein MKNVLVTGADGFIGSHLTEMLLSEGYNVKAFVMYNSFNSRGWIDTFSEDKQAKIETFAGDIRDPNGVREAVKGVDTVFHLAALIGIPYSYHSPDSYIDTNIKGTLNVLQASRDYNVGRIIVTSTSEVYGTAQYVPIDEKHPYQGQSPYSASKIGADKIAESFFRSFNAPVVIARPFNTYGPRQSARAVIPTIITQLLTGKKEIKLGSLHPTRDLNYVEDTCRGFVALAKSDKVIGKEINIGTGKEISIGALTDLLIELTGSRVKIISDDHRVRPEKSEVERLLCDNTLITDLTGWEPDISLEEGLLRTTEWFRNENNIAHYKSDIYNV
- a CDS encoding N-acetylneuraminate synthase family protein encodes the protein MRKPDIIAEIGVNYYDIAKKQNISLVDAARKMISACKKVGVNRVKFQTYKADKLAADNSPSYWDTSEETTTSQKELFSKFDKLTKKEYLEIVSYCNDIGVEFMSTPFDLESAEFIDTLVSVHKIASADITNFPLLDKIASFKKPIILSTGASTYEEVSEAVKFLEDRGCDNLSLLHCVLSYPTAEADANLWKIKALKEKFPHCKVGLSDHTKYSLDVLTTAWLLGAEIIEKHYTIDKKLQGNDHYHAADPEDFMQFLNKVEQLIEINGEEENSWVFDCERAAVTNARRGCYLDRSINKGDTLKYEDILFLRPQLEGLSPKDLLSYLKKKATYTDDLEIGTLIREADLNYD
- a CDS encoding glycosyltransferase family protein, whose product is MKVVAIVQARIGSTRLPGKVLMNLAGKPMICFMLDRVAKSSAVDEIILATGDGKDNDELARVVSEHGYSVFRGSEDDVLARYTGAAKSCSADIIVRLTGDCPLIDPEVIDQLVTIFIEGKYDYVTNVKPPTWPDGFDVSAFSSALLNDANLKAERKSDREHVVPWMWRMTPLEGGCAYRGINVSSNNDLSLHRWTVDELSDYEFVKRIVSEIPSDKDINFTLEDILKVLANKPELMEINRGIIRDAGYKQDLLKEDGSCV
- a CDS encoding LegC family aminotransferase; amino-acid sequence: MSNNKTLRISLSEPSISGNEWKYVKECLDTGWVSTAGKFVDLFERKICEYTNSGHAVACINGTSALHIALRVVGVQSGDEVIVPALTFIAPINAVRYLDAHPVFMDCDNFYNIDIEKTINFITEETELKNGTTYNCKTKRRISAIIPVHIFGNAVDLEKLLKLCRERNIKIVEDATESLGSVYTRGEIVKKHTGTVGDIGCYSFNGNKIITSGGGGMIVTDNEEYAKRAKYLTTQSKDDALYFTHNEVGYNYRLTNIQAAIGVAQLEQLPEYINIKKKNYEKYKSKIDIIKGLHLSEVPSYSMSNYWFYCLQVEKKEYGIGANNLMLYLREHNIDTRPVWQLNHLQKPYQNCQTYKIENANRLQKKSLNIPCSVSLDSMQMKKVLNCICNASPILK
- a CDS encoding class I SAM-dependent methyltransferase, which gives rise to MIKFCKSSNDVLGHKESFFAENDLKLSEFKEMFKHYSAQPKRVQCKNCCYPLGKSSFSKSGVDYFFCSNCGHFNGGNEDTDTFCAALYTEGKGEAYGKTYSAETCEAYNNRVKDIYIPKVDFVIEALQEKGKKPEELGYADLGAGSGYFVSALKNKNLLNVAGYEVSSSQVELANNMLGADLIRKHNLSDTVEIISSLKAEVVSMIGVLEHLQNPRDILKAITENDNIEYLYLSLPLFSPCVFFEIVFEENVMPRHCAPAHTHLYTETSIDYFCNEFGFDRASEWWFGSDMIDLFRSIWVMLKKNPHNNNASELWESMFKPLIDDLQKVHDERKMASEVHMLLSVKR